ACACTCCTGTTGTTGACTCCATTTGGCAGACGGAAACTGAGGCAGTTTACTCCAACAGCAGCTGGTCTGTAGCAGACCAGGACTGGATCTGACACAGCTCTGTTAGACCCACGATTCCCTGCCTGAACCCTGGAGAGTGGAAGAAGAGCCACAAATGTCcgcaggaaaaataaagcaacaaaaccacATGCAGGCACAAGCAGAGGAATGAGCGATGGTGGGAAATAACCTGGTCAGTGAATTTAAAACCAGTAGGAAATGCTTAAAGGAAAGGGCTGAAGAATCTTTTCCAAAAGGCTGGGTGgctttttagtttaaaaaggaaaggaggaggatgatACAACCTGGTTGAGATCACCTACTTGCTTCCATGGAAAAAGACTTTCGTCCTGCTCTGCTATTGGAAATACTTTCAACCATTACAAAGTTGAAGGCTGTGATTTTTACTCCACGCAGGACGTATGGAGGGATCTGCCACTGCATTAATAGCATAGATATTTCCACCTGTCTTCTCAGGACATGGATATGTAGCTACATGTAAAGCCGTGATCTGGCTATAAAAGTCCCCTCAGCTAGTCCAGCCCACCCTGATTCAGCGGCTCCCTTACCTTCTCCGAGCTGGGCTCTCCACAGGCAGGCATCTGGCTTAGAGGTGATGCTCAGCGGCAATGGGTGAGGATGGTGTGAAAGCCCACGGCTTTTTTGGTGCCGATAAAGCAGCCAGCAGTCCCCCAGCTCTGGTATCCGCGTATGCCATGGATTGGGGGGCTGCGGTTCAGCCCAACCGGCTCTGGAGCGCAGGATGAGACCTGAAGAGGTTTTCCCTGAAACCCAGCGGGGCTTTCTGAGTCCAGTGTCTTCCTTCAGCTTCAGCCGTGGGCTCAGCCCCTCTGCAGTGACAGAGAGACCCCCGATTCCCCCGTCCGCCCCCAAAATGCCATCCCTGTCCCGCATCCCTTGCCCACCCCGCGGAAGGTACCTGCGGGCAGCCCCGAGCTCTGCGGaccattttcctttctcccaggggaagagaaaaaaaacttttcccaGGATTTCCTTACCCGGGAGCTCTCACCAGGCTGCAAAGTAACTAAACCGAGGGGCTTGGTTTTGGGGAGAAACCCCCCGCTGTTGCCACCGCCGCATCTGGGGCCGCCTCTGAGCGtttttcccagggaaaaaaagacaacgAAATCCAAGCGGTGGGGGCGTCCCGGCGGGACGttacctgctctgctgctgggggctgcccccgGCACCAAACTCGCCCTGGTCTGGCCATCGGGACTcgttttgtttagtttttttcccGGGAGGAAACATCAGTTAAAAAGAAAGCGGAGCGCCCCGGAGAACGGCCCGGGAGCGGAGCCGGCCGCCGCGCTGGCACCAGGGACCCCCGGGGGAGGGACCGCTCGGGGGCATGGCTGCAAAATAAAGCcctggggagaggctgggggattTAACCATGGGAGTCAGGACCCCTCCCCAGGGGCCTCCTCCTCCCGCCGGGGGAgaggggccggggcgggccgggcacCGCACGCCCCTccgagggggggggggggggcggccgcccTATATATTGCAAAGCGGCTCGGGACCGACCTCCCCATCGCCGGGAGCTGCCGCGGCgcctgccccccctccccttcccctccctctccccccttcccctcccctcggGGGGGCTCTTtctcccgccgcccccccccatcctccgaggaggaggaggaggaaggcgagGGCCGTATATGAACGCGGCCGGCTTCTCCTGCCTGCGAGGCATGTGCACGCTGCCggcgcccagccccgccgccgcggccagccccggctcccccggGCCGCCCCGAGGGTCCCCCCCCGCCGTCCAGGCGCCGCCGGTGAAGCCGGAGCCACGGGCCGGGGGGGGCAgccctccccccccgccgccgccgccgccccccgagGAGCCACCGCCCGCGGCCGGGGGCCGCCGGAGGAAGCGGCCGGTGCAGCGGGGCAAACCCCCCTACTCCTACATCGCCCTCATCGCCATGGCTATCGCCAACGCCGCCGAGAGGAAGCTCACCTTGGGGGGCATCTACAAGTTCATCACCGAGCGCTTCCCCTTCTACCGGGAGAACCCCAAGAAGTGGCAGAACAGCATCCGCCACAACCTCACCCTCAACGACTGCTTCGTCAAGATCCCCCGGGAGCCCGGCCATCCCGGCAAGGGCAACTACTGGACGCTGGACCCGGCCGCAGAGGACATGTTCGACAACGGGAGCTTCCTGCGCCGGAGGAAGCGCTTCAAGCGCACCGACATCACCACCTACCCCGGCTACATGCAAAACTCCAGCGCCTTcacgcccccccccgccggccgccccaCGGCGCCAACAGCACCCTACCCCAACgccctctgctctcccagctacggcccccagctctccagcaccGTCTTCCACCCCTACGCGGCCGGGGCAGCACCGCCGGCACAACATCCCAGGATGTTCAGCATCGACAGCCTCATCAGCGGGCAGCAGGCCCTCCAGCCCTCACCGCCCACCGAGCTGGGCCACCCATCGCTGGGCTTGCCCGGGGCCGAGCTGGCTCCCACCTGCTCCGCCGGCACCTCCGAGCCTCCCTGCTTCCAGGCGCAGCCCGTCAGCCCCGGCTTGTTGGGCCGAGCTGGCCCCAACACCCTGGCTTACCCCTACGCTGCCTCGCCCCCGCACCTGCCAGTGGCGCAGGGCAGCTACTCACCCGGTAGCCCACAGCTCTACGGGGCTCCCAACAGACTGACCCTGCCAGCCATGCGGCCCCCTGCCTGCGCCGAGCATGGCGAGCAGCTCCTGGGGCTCTCCGCGTCACCCCTCGGACAGTTTGGCTCCAGCAATGCCTACATGAGGCAGCCCAATTTCCCCGCTGGCCTGGAGCGGTACATGTGATGGGGTCGGGGCGTGCCTGGCTGGACATGCCCAGGCTCCTACGAACATCTCTGGACACATAGACTTCTCCCTGCTGCGGGGATCATCTGGGGTGGGGTTGGGGGTCCCCAGCCTTGGGCCGTGTGTGGGCACACACCTGTGGAGGGACCTAATTCCTCTCTTTCTGTGCTTATTTTTAACTGGAGGCAAGGTGATCTATTTTTCTGCCCCATCCCCTCCTGGAAAAGGTGCTCTCTGTCTGCATCTGCCAGGCAGGGCTCCCCACGCCCAGGGGGTGTCCCTTCCACACAGCCGGACCCTGGGGATGCTATCTGTGGCAGggcaccccagggcaccccctCACCCCGGGGTGAGGAGGAGCACACCCAGGAGGTGGGTGAGTGGCATAACGTGCAGGAACTGTCTCACAAGTgggttttctcctctcttccctgggTGCCTCCTGTGTAACTGGGATGAAAgttatcaaaaaaaaccccactaaacCAATTCACTggattttaaatgaatatttaagaTGTATATCATTTCCTGCccctgtaggaaaaaaaaacccaccttgaCTACttctttttactatttttaaaaataacttttattgtTAGAAaggacttttttaaaataaagcttttccttcCAACATGTCCAGTGCTGCTGTTCCTCTGGCTCCGGACAGACCTTGACAAGAGGAAACTATCAGTCTTGTAACTGGTGGGAGACAGACTCGTGCTGCTGTTAGGACACTGCCACGTCTTACATTTTTAGTGACACTTTCTAAAGCTGTCtattttattatgattttttaaaaagtgaatggTAACTAACCACTGCCGAGCCAGGCAGAGGCTGCGATAAGCTCTCCGTCACCTAGAAGCTGCAAGGTTTGCCCACGCAGCTCTTATGGGACTCGATCGTTTCCATTTGTGTAGCAGGGTACACATCTTCACTCCAAGGAACCCCTTGCAGGTGAAATTCTGATTTAGCACATCAGATTAGGAGATCGCAGCTTTCCTTCCTAGCaacaaaatcaattaaaattcCAACGTGTTCACTGGCTGGGCGGCTGCTCTTTATTTACAGGACTGCCAGGCAGGCTGTCTCACCAGGTTTGAAGGCAGAATTCCGCATCcctgaattttgcttttttaaatttaaacatctTCCGGTTAAAAGAGACAAACTaggatttttctcctgtttttcaaGGGTGTCCTCTGAAGCAGAGTGGTTTCTCGTAGTCCCTATTGCACCTTCTTCCTGCTTAAGGAGGAGTTGGATATCAGTCGAGCTTTGGTGCAAAACCGAGCATCTCATTCCCTGGGTGCTGGTCATGGCTGAAAGCTGGATGTACAGGCGGGTACCCAAGGAGTCAGCTTTTGCCCACAGCTTGGGAGCTTGTGGCTTTTCATTCCTTTATCCCATGTGCTCTGTAGAAACTGAGAGTGGGGTTACTATGACaggggggggaagaaaatgcttttttcctcttggccTCCTTAAAACTGGGGCTTCATCTGTCTCTAAAAACTGGCCTAGCTCTggtctgctgccttctgctgagctgctgggctccgggtctcctccctgGTCCCTCCAGATTCACCTTTTTAGCTTTCACTCTGCTCCCAGAAGCAGCTTCTGTGCTATTCCCTTAGTGACAACCCTGCTTGGAAAGGGTGTTGTGAAAAAACTTATCCCTTAAAATACTTTGGCTCTCTACAGAAGATACCTGTAGACAGAGACCTACCTAACGAAAGTTTGCAACGTGCCGTTTCTGTAGGTAACATACTGTCCGTATGGATGGACTGGAGGGAAGATGAAATAATTGCTTGCAAGGACAGTCAGTAGAACGGACACTTGCCTTAGCTCACATTCATTcccagggcctgatcctgcaatgtttttcaaacaaaagcacTTCTGAAGTCTTGCTTAAGTATCCGGGGGGTCAGAGCCCAACACGTGCTTGAAGCACTGGGTCTGTCGGCTTCCCTCCAGCATCACTGGGCACCGGGCTGGGACTCTGCTGGGTTTGCACTGCGAGCAGGAGAGTGTCTGAGGTGAGGGAGAACCAAGTACCGGCGTAAGAGAAAAATGGTGTTGGGTGGAGAGGGGGGGCAGGAGATGCTGTGGTTCTGCCCAGGTGGGATGCACCGAGAAGAGGTGGCCGAGCCGGGACATCTCACGCCAAGCTGAGCCTGTTCCTCCTCAGTCACTGTGGAGCCATGCAGGAGTGGGGAGCTGGTGGCAGAAAGGGCTTTCCAAGTTCCTGGCATCTCTGAGTGTTAACTCAAGTGCTGGTGGAGACAGGGGGGCTCAGGGTGCCTGAAGGGCTGGGCTGTGGCTTGCTCCTGTCCCCCAGCCACCTgcaccctcctgccacagggcTTTCTGTAGAGCAGCACCCAGCTCCAGATCTGGGGGGGGGTCTGCAGGAGACCCATCCCATCCCTGTGCCTGTGCAAGAGGGGTCTCTTCAACCAAGAGGGCTCTGGCATGAAGCAAGAGTCACCACAATGGGCTGGATCCCTGAAAACCTGGCGCAGAGAGAACAGACGACCCCATCCTGGTGTGTCAGGAGAAATTCTGGTGTGCAGCGTTGGATTGCACATCTTCCCAGGGCCCGGTATCCAGCCCAGAACCCCCTGCAGTTGGCAATAAGCCACCCTCACCACGGGCCTTACTCTGCCAAACAAGCTGGAAAGCACAGGGAACAAACCTCTTTTCTTCTATAGACAGAAGAAACCCCTTATCCTGTAGATATTAATCTTCACATGCACAAACCTCTGGCACTTGTATTGTGATTGTCATTAAACTAATGCCTTAAGAGTGTCTTCTTGGTTAACTTAATGTATCCCAACTAGGCTTTTAAGCTTTCGTTTCAAAGCTTTGTTTACAGTTAGGGTGAATCTAGCAAATGAGTAGGATTTAAGTGTCATGTAAAGCATGAGCCTTGCTGGGACAGAGTAGTTTCAAGCTTTGTAAAGTTTATACCTGTGCCCTTCATCTGTTTTAGTGTCTTTGCAATGTCTGTTTAGTGAATAAGAGGGATTTGAAGGAAACAGGAGTAATTATCACCCAGATTTCAGTTGTGAAACCAAGTCTCCTTTGAAATCCTCCCCTCTTTATTTAGCAATACCCAGGGAGTTTAGGGAATATTAAGTAACGACAGTCATAACTGTCTCGATCTTGCTCACACAAAAGCCAGAGGCAAAACTTTCTTTGCTCTCCAAGACTGTGGAATGAACGTCATCCTTCAGGGTGATGGCAAGAGGTCCTCTGGACTTCTCACGGTGTGGAGAGCCCCATCTCAAGCCCACAAGACGCAGAGTGGGGGTTTGGAGTCAATCCTGAGCGCCAAAGAGATTTGGGTGGCGATCTGGGCTATCGCCAAGACAGCCTGACTGCTTGGAGAATGGCCCTTTGCAAATCAGGCTGAATTCAGATCCCTCAGGCTGCGTGTTCAGAAACAAATAACCCAAATCAGCTGCCACTTTGAAAAAGATGCTTGTTTTCCTCTGGGAAATActgtctgcccagggaggacTGACGGAGCTGCCACGTCTGTCTGTGTACAACAGCATTCTGCATGTTTCATGCTTGTACCACCTTCCTACAGCTTCCCCCCAggttaaaacaagaaataagaaatgctCTTTCCAGCTGATATTCCCAGGCtataaattatgttttccatCCAGCTGCAAACAAACACAGCATTAGCTGAAATTTTAGTCGAAGCACACTTCCCGAAGAAGTTGTCGGTCCCTCTGGTGGTGTTGGATTTTGTGAGGATGCTGCCAGCTGTCCCCTGGCAATCTCAGTGTTGGAAATTTTATACCATAACTAGCTTTTCTTCCATGTAATGCTTTGCCCTTTGCAAATACACACCTTGAAGACAGTCAGAGGTGTCTCTTTGAGGTCAAGATTGAGTCGGTAAAGTCAGACAGTGATGAGGAGACGGGCAGTGGGTACAGAGGGACCAGCTGAGATTGGCTTTGCCAGTTGATAATGAGTTTTTAACAAATTAGTGTCTGGGAGTCGGCACCACTGGAGCACTGAGCTGCACCTCAGGGTATCGGGGGTCTGTCACCATCTCTGCTACGTTATATTTGGGTCCTTCATATTTGGGTCCTTATATTGGGGCAGGAGCGGGTGATGCAGCCGCTGTGTTTGAGCAGGGCCGGAGTAGCGTTGCCCTGCGCCGTGTTACCCCACGGGTGTTGCATTCCGGCGTGGGGGGGTGACGGGGGAGGTGGTGGCCCGGGGTGCCAGCCGCCGTGCTCGGGCCAACACTGACCTCCAGTGGAAAGCCCTGGGAagccgctcccggccccgccatGGACCCGGGGACCGGGGGGGACTCCACATGTACTGGCAGCATCCCGGCCGTTGGGGTCGGTCCTGTTCACGGCTGCATGGGGAAGGGCAGGACATCGCGGAGGTTTGGGGTACGGTGAGGATGAGAACGGGGTGAGGCTCGTTCAGGGAGGGTCGTTATTAAACACAGTGGGTTGGATGCAACCTCCAGGCTAGGAAATCCCTGAAACACCCATTACTGACTCTGGGAAGATGTCGGAGAGGAAGGATTTCTCTGGCTATACcctcttttaccttttttcttagCATCTGCTGGAGGCCATCGCTGGGGACAaggtgcagggctgggtggtgctggttgtccccctgcagctcttctcCCTAGAGGGAAAATAGGGAACAAGTGGTGGAAGCACAGTGAGGATCTGGGCCCGTGATCGAAGGTGAGGGGGCAGTGATGAAGAAGCGCTTgtctgcagcagccagccctgtTGGCAGCCTGACTTTGTGTTTGAAATGTGCTACACGGTGTATGTCAATGGCAGCGCTGGGGGCTGGCCTGACTCTTACAGTGCCCGAGAAGCAAGGCTGCGGTGgggcagcaaagcagcagagccTGAGAGTTGGCAGAGTAACATCTACCAGCCCTTGGGAGAGCATCCGAGGCCCATTCGTCTCACAGTCTTTGTACTGGGACTGCTGAAGCGGTTATACTGCAACAGTTGGTTTTATGCAGATGTTAAATCAAATGTGCCAGTCCCAACATCAACAAGCAGCCCTGGCTCGTGGCACCTCGGGGTGCTACATGGAGGAAGATGCACCTGAGCCAGTTATGCACATGCCCAGAAAAGTTCATTTTCCATTTGTCGGCTCTGCTGAGTCGAAGGAAACAGCGTACGACGTCTGCAGAGAACGGACCCAACTGTTGCAGATATTTTGAGTGCTTTCGATCTGCACCACAGACATCTCTACTTGGTTTTAAAACTCCTCCAGCTAACCGGGTGCTGGAAACCAAACCCAGCCAGCCTGTGGATCCATTTTCAGGAGGCTTCAAGCAGCTCAATCTGGCTAGAGAAAATTAATctcaaaaagcacaaaattgtCCAAGTACACTGTCACTGGCTGTCCTGGCTCTTGGCTCAGGGCAGGCCATGGGTTTCAGCAGAGGAATTAATTCACCAGCACAGGTCAGGCTAACCCAGATGCTTGGTTATATTCTTTTCAGATGTTCCCTGCTTGAAAGACAAGAGATTGAGTAATGCCTAGGGGACTCTGCTGCACCacactgtttttgttttcaaaaagatgCTTCATATAGAGCTGTAAGTGCTCTGAGCATCCTGTCTGACACTCATCCACAGCAGAGATACATTTGTTGATGGGAAAACAGGAGGCTGCTGACACAATCTCATCATCTGGAGTCTTTACCCTCAGGAAATCACAAGTTTCACCATCCCAAAGACACAATTAGGGAACATTTTGCTGCCAGACCCCAAATGCATCCCAGCACAGCTACGCACTCCCTACACTGTATAAAGATGGCAAAACTGGCTACTTGGTCAAGGTGCTCACTGCAAGTCACCATGGAAGTGATGGAGGTGGAGTATGGTTTTGCCTCCTGCACCGTAGCCAGCACCCACGAGGTGGCAGCCAGGTGACACCCTGGCCAAGACCCTGCAGCCCACCCTCAGCTCTCCTGCCCGGACCCCACCAGCCGCAGACCCTCTCCAAGCAACATTTACTCCTCACTGGTTACTTATTGTCAGGTTTTCCACGGTGTTGGTTCAAGCGCGTATCCATCTCCCCCTGGCTCGAAGCCCTTTCTTTCCAGGCTGTCTGCTGCTTGGATTCTCCCCAAGCTGATGCTCACCCTCTAAGTATAATTGCAATACAAAGTAGTTTCAGAATAGCGTGCAATAGTGGCTAATTATTTGGAACAATTATACATAACAAAGACAGAGCCAAGCAGCAAGAGGGCTTAATTGTCTGGCCAAGCATGAAATAGCACAGGATTATCGCTAACAGGGGGAGGGGAGGACACGAAGGAGAATTGCCCCATAGAATAGGCAAGAATCCAGGCTGCTCGGGAAGGCAAAGTTTATTGAAGAACTTGAAAATTCCCCTTTGAAGCATCTTTGGAGATGCCAGAGAAGACATGAAAAGGATAATGACCCAGAATATGGGCTTAAGGCACAAATCCCTGCACTGACAGACTCCAGGCCTACAGACGcctaagcacatgcttaaatttTAAGCACATGAATAGTCCCCTTTGACGGCTCACGTGCTTAGAGTTAAGCTCAGGCATAAGTGTTTGTAGGATCGGAGCCCAGATTTTTGTTACAACTAGGCTCTTCTCGGCAATGACAGGAAATAAGAGACCTATAAAGCTCACAAGCTCCTAGGGTGATGCCACGAAGCTCTTCGCTCCACGTGAGCAGCAAGCGCCTGTGACGAGCCATGGGGACATTCATGCCTTCCATCCCTGCCATGGAGCAGGGGGAATAACAACTATGCGGGTGATGAGGGCACCGTGGGTGCTGGTGTGATCTCCAAGACATGGGTTAGGACTTGGGCCTGAAATCCCATGGTTGTGGGGGAGAAGAAAGTGAGGAGGGTGCAAAGTGGAAACAGCATCattgttaaaagcaaaaaggtGCTGCAGATGTTGTTGGGGTTCAACTTTGCTCGGGAGCACCAGACAGCAGTATCTAGGGGAGCTTCTGAGATGGTGGGAAAAAGCAGGAAtaatcttcattaaaaaaaagtgaagaaaatattaaaaaaaatcctgcagaatATAAGCCAATCAATGCAATAGCAGCTCCTCTTCAAATGTTCTCCACATAAGCATGAACctgctttttctgcagaacaAGGTTTCTCTCATGTGAGATCTTCCCTGctctttctccatctctgaaggtttttttttagcaaggCTTCCTGTTTTTATAAGACAGCTACCTGCTGGGCAGTAGCATTTGTCC
This DNA window, taken from Nyctibius grandis isolate bNycGra1 chromosome 8, bNycGra1.pri, whole genome shotgun sequence, encodes the following:
- the FOXE3 gene encoding forkhead box protein E3, which encodes MNAAGFSCLRGMCTLPAPSPAAAASPGSPGPPRGSPPAVQAPPVKPEPRAGGGSPPPPPPPPPPEEPPPAAGGRRRKRPVQRGKPPYSYIALIAMAIANAAERKLTLGGIYKFITERFPFYRENPKKWQNSIRHNLTLNDCFVKIPREPGHPGKGNYWTLDPAAEDMFDNGSFLRRRKRFKRTDITTYPGYMQNSSAFTPPPAGRPTAPTAPYPNALCSPSYGPQLSSTVFHPYAAGAAPPAQHPRMFSIDSLISGQQALQPSPPTELGHPSLGLPGAELAPTCSAGTSEPPCFQAQPVSPGLLGRAGPNTLAYPYAASPPHLPVAQGSYSPGSPQLYGAPNRLTLPAMRPPACAEHGEQLLGLSASPLGQFGSSNAYMRQPNFPAGLERYM